The genome window GCAATCCTCCTCGCCCTATCCATGAATTTCTCCCTCTCTAAGAGCACGTTATATGCAATTTCTTGCCCTATAACTGAAGGGGAAATTGAGGTGTAATCTCTAAGACTCCACATCCTATCTACTAACTCTTTACTTGCTACAACCCATCCTATTCTTATCCCCGGCAATCCATAAACTTTCGACATGCTGTTAGTACTTATTGCTTTATCGTATAGATCAACAAAGCTAGGTCTTACGTTCCCATCATGCTCTAAACCCCTATAAACCTCATCAGCTATTATTGTAATGTGGTTATCCTCAGCTATCTCAACTATTCCCTTAATTTCACTTTCTGAAAGAGACATGCCAGTGGGGTTATTAGGGTTTGTTATTACTATAGCCTTAGTGTTTTTACTGACCATTTCATTGAGCTCGTTTAGGTCTAATTTGAAATTATCCTTAAGCCAAATGTACTTTAATCTGGCGTTTATTCCCCTTAATAATCCCGGGATTTGCATGTAGTTGGGCATTTCTACAATTACTTCGTCACCGGGATTTATGATGGAGAGGATTGTCAGATAGTTAGCTTCTGCACCTCCAGCTGTTATTATAACGTCATCCTCTTTCTTCCCGGGATAGAGAGATGATATTAGCTGTCTTAATTTTATTAATCCCTTAGTATGACCATATTCTAGTTTGATGTTGTTAGGTATTTTAATCTCACTTAGATCTAATGGTTCTACTCCACTCTCTGAAAGGACGTATTTGGCTCTCCAATCCCTTAAGGATTGCCATCTTTCAAGGCAAAAATCAGGATACATTGTGATTATTGTATTGTTTTTGCGTATTAAAAGGTTCCATGCTTATTAACTCTTTGAACTTTATGTAAAACTAATGAATAGGGAGATTGGTAAGAACGCCGAGAGGGAGTTAGTGGCTATTTTAAGGGGGGAGAGGTTTAACGCTGTTAGGATTCCCACTTCTAATTCTTCTCCGAATCCATTACCGGACAT of Sulfolobus sp. E5-1-F contains these proteins:
- a CDS encoding aminotransferase class I/II-fold pyridoxal phosphate-dependent enzyme, which gives rise to MYPDFCLERWQSLRDWRAKYVLSESGVEPLDLSEIKIPNNIKLEYGHTKGLIKLRQLISSLYPGKKEDDVIITAGGAEANYLTILSIINPGDEVIVEMPNYMQIPGLLRGINARLKYIWLKDNFKLDLNELNEMVSKNTKAIVITNPNNPTGMSLSESEIKGIVEIAEDNHITIIADEVYRGLEHDGNVRPSFVDLYDKAISTNSMSKVYGLPGIRIGWVVASKELVDRMWSLRDYTSISPSVIGQEIAYNVLLEREKFMDRARRIALNNMRLMERLISDVDVKWVKPNATVLAYLKLNVRNTYDFSEKLFEKYSVLVNPGECFEMPGYVRIGLGSVNTEFLSEALSLFVRYLKEYK